The following nucleotide sequence is from Streptomyces sp. NBC_00239.
CCACCAGGCCCAGGGCGAGCGCCTCGTCCGCCTTGACCATCCGGCCGGTGAAGATGAGGTCCTTGGCCCGGGACGGGCCGATCAGCCGGGACAGCCGCTGGGTGCCGCCCGCGCCGGGGATCAGGCCGAGCAGGATCTCCGGCTGGCCGAGCTTGGCGTTGTCCGCGGCGATCCGGTAGTCGGCGCACAGCGTCAGCTCGCAGCCGCCGCCCAGCGCGTAGCCGTTGATGGCGGCCACGACCGGCTTGGGGATCCGGGCCACGGCGGTGAAGGAGTCCTGGAGGGCGCGGGACCGGGCGATCATCGCCGCGTGGTCCATCTGCTGCATCTCCTTGATGTCCGCGCCCGCCGCGAACACCTTCTCGCCGCCGTACAGGATCACGGCGCGCACGTCGGCGCGCTCGGTCACCTCCGCCGCCAGCTCGCGCAGCCGGTCCTGGATGGCGATGTCCAGGGCGTTCATGGGCGGGCGGTCCAGGCGGATGGTGCCGACGCCTTCGGAGACTTCGAGAGAGAGGGTCATGCCCGGAAGGTTAGTACCGGGGGCTGCGGGGGTCTCCCCCGGGAAAGCACCGTACGGCGCAGGGCCCGGTGCTGTCCGTCACAGCTCCGGGCCCCCGTCGTGCTCGCGGCGCGCCCGCGTCGGGCCGGCGCGCTCGCGTCCTGCTCCGCGTCGTTACGCGATCCACTCCGACCACGGCATGTTCCAGCCGTTGAGGCCGTTCTCCGGAGCGATCTCCTTGTCCTTCGAGTTCTTCACCACCACCACGTCGCCGATGAGGGAGTTGTTGAAGAACCAGGCCGCCGGGGCGTTCCCGTCGCCGCCGCCGCGCTGGTCCTCCAGGCCGACGCAGCCGTGGCTGACGTTCGTCTCGCCGAAGGTGCCCGGGGCGGCCCAGTAGTTGCCGTGCACGAAGGTGCCCGAGTTGGACAGCCGCATGGCGTGCGGGACGTCCTCGATGTCGTACTCGCCGCCGAAGCCGACGGTCGCGCCGTTCATGCGCGTGACCTCGTACTTCTCGCTGATGACCATCTGGCCGTTGTACGTGGTCGTGGCCGGGGCGCCCGCGGTGATCGGGACGTTCTTGAGGACCTTGCCGTCGCGGACGACCTGCATCTGGTGGGTGCTCGCGTCGACGGTGGAGATCTGGGAGCGGCCGATCTTGAACTTCACCGTGCGGGTCTGCTTCCCGTAGACGCCCGGCCGGCCCTCGACCCCGTCGAGGTTCAGCTTGACGGTGACCTCGGTGCCCGCGGCCCAGTACTTCTCCGGGCGGAAGTCGAGGCGGTCGTTGCCGAACCAGTGGCCCTCGATCGGCACGGACGGCTCGGCCGTGACCGTGATCGCCTTCTCGACGGCCTCGGGCGCGGTGATGCCACGGGTGAAGTTGATCGAGACCGGCATGCCCACGCCGACGGTCGCGCCGTTCTCGGGGGTGTAGTGGCCGATGAAGGTGTTCTTCGGGGTGAGCGTGGTGAAGGTGACGTCCTTCGCCGACTCGCGGCCCGAGGCGTCCTTGGCGACGGCGTGGACCTTGTACTCGGTCGCCGCGCCGAGGTGCCGGGCGGGTTCCCAACTGCGGCCGTCGGCCGCGAGCTTGCCGTCCACTGCGTTGCCCTTGGTGTCCGCCACCGTGACGGTGGTGAGCTTTCCGTTGGCCGCGGTGATCTTCAGGATGCCGCTGGTGGCGACCTCCTTGGCGCCGTCGGCGGGCGCGATGGTCACGACGGCCTGCGAGGCCTCCGTACCGCCCTTGCCGCCGTCGCCGCCCTTGCCGTTGTCGCCTCCGGTGTCACCGCCGCCGCTGCAGGCGGAGGTGAGCAGCAGCGCCGCACTCAGCAGGAGGGCGGCCGCCCCGGTACGGGCTCGGCCGCGCCGCGCGCGCGGCGCGGCCGGTATCGGCTGCACGTTCACGTTGTCTGTTCTCCCCGTGTCCCCCGCGCGCGGGCAGTCGCGCGCATGTCGACAGGTAATCACACGGGAGGATCACGGCAAGCAACGGAGTTGTCACCGTTCCGTCCCAACTGGGGCGGAACGGCGGCGGGGAGAGCGGTGGCCCGGCGGCGGCCGCAGCGGGCGGCGGCGGACCGGTCGTCGGTGCGGTCTGCGGTGCGGTGTCGGTGCGGTCGTCGGTTCAGTCGTCGGTGCCGGTGCGGGTGCCCCACACGTAGATGGCGTCGCCCTCGGTGAGCAGGTCCCAGAGCCGGGCCGCGTCGGGCACGGTGAGGTTGACGCAGCCCGCCGAGCCGCCGTTGTCGAGGAAGTCGCCGGGACGGCCGTGCAGGGCCTGGCCCTCGTCGAAGAACTGGGCGTACGGCATGGGCGAATCCTCGTACAGCGTGGACACGTGGTCGCGGTTGCGCCAGTAGATCTCGTGCCAGCCGGGCCGGGTCTCGTCCCCGTCGCCGCCCGTGCGCACGGGTACGGGCGCGAAGACGACGCGGGCGTCGCGCTGCACCCACAGCAGTTGCCGCTCCAGGTCCACGCAGGTCACGCGGTGCGGGCGGACCGGGCAGTGGCCGGCCGCGTTCGGGTTGGCGCGGGCCTTCACGGCGACCACCGTGCG
It contains:
- a CDS encoding L,D-transpeptidase family protein yields the protein MALAPALALTPAATPPRRPAATAAPAPDRTAPDPAAAPDRTAPDRTGSAGTGPARPAAAPAPAEPECTARTGPYQRELEEYLKRPVDGRQSTADCVAIRTFQRTHRLDPADGYPDLPTYRTVVAVKARANPNAAGHCPVRPHRVTCVDLERQLLWVQRDARVVFAPVPVRTGGDGDETRPGWHEIYWRNRDHVSTLYEDSPMPYAQFFDEGQALHGRPGDFLDNGGSAGCVNLTVPDAARLWDLLTEGDAIYVWGTRTGTDD
- a CDS encoding L,D-transpeptidase; the protein is MNVQPIPAAPRARRGRARTGAAALLLSAALLLTSACSGGGDTGGDNGKGGDGGKGGTEASQAVVTIAPADGAKEVATSGILKITAANGKLTTVTVADTKGNAVDGKLAADGRSWEPARHLGAATEYKVHAVAKDASGRESAKDVTFTTLTPKNTFIGHYTPENGATVGVGMPVSINFTRGITAPEAVEKAITVTAEPSVPIEGHWFGNDRLDFRPEKYWAAGTEVTVKLNLDGVEGRPGVYGKQTRTVKFKIGRSQISTVDASTHQMQVVRDGKVLKNVPITAGAPATTTYNGQMVISEKYEVTRMNGATVGFGGEYDIEDVPHAMRLSNSGTFVHGNYWAAPGTFGETNVSHGCVGLEDQRGGGDGNAPAAWFFNNSLIGDVVVVKNSKDKEIAPENGLNGWNMPWSEWIA
- a CDS encoding enoyl-CoA hydratase/isomerase family protein, encoding MTLSLEVSEGVGTIRLDRPPMNALDIAIQDRLRELAAEVTERADVRAVILYGGEKVFAAGADIKEMQQMDHAAMIARSRALQDSFTAVARIPKPVVAAINGYALGGGCELTLCADYRIAADNAKLGQPEILLGLIPGAGGTQRLSRLIGPSRAKDLIFTGRMVKADEALALGLVDRVVPAAEVYEQAHAWAARLAQGPAIALRAAKECVDAGLEADIDTGLTIERNWFAGLFATEDRERGMRSFVEEGPGKAKFL